The following nucleotide sequence is from Alkalihalobacillus sp. LMS39.
TTTATTCTTCTACCTACATAGTGTCTGGTCTAGCTAACATTGTAACAAATTCACTACCAAACGAATTTCAAAATCATACATATTCACAACCACTTTTCATCTGGAGTCTGGTTTCGTTGGTCCTAGGAATATTATTTGTGGGAGTTCATATCATGAAAAAAAAATAAAAAGAGCAGTACCCAAGATTCAGGGTGCTGCTCTTTTTATGTTGCAACATCTATGAAGTTATTATGCTACACGATGTCGCACTCTTGATGTGGAGGTCAAGATAGTTAATTAATTTTTAATAAATCGCCATATTAAGCCAAATAAAAGACATATCATTTACTTCTCCTTTTGTTGGAGGCTGTAGCACTTTTATGAATAGAGAACTACAACTTAGATGATCTTTTGAACAATTGACATTTGAGTATGGAGACGAAGACACCGCTCAATATGTGACAATGCTATGGTCAGAGAAAATCTAACGGACATCTGTTCCTTTATTTATATAATAAATAACGTTTTTCAGATCCTATCGGACATACGTTCCGCTAATATGGAAAAAAGTAAGAATTTACATGATGAATTGGGTAAATAGCGGAATACATGTCCGATGAGATTTGAAAAGGCTTGATTTCTCATACTTTAACGGAACAGATGTCCGAACGGCATACTAGAGTCATCTTAGTTTGTCCATTATCTCTTTTACAGAATATTATTATTAGCTTTATCCCTACTTTACATTTCATTGGTATATTATAAATAGTTTAAAAATAAGAATTTTCTTCGGGTGGAGAATATACTGAGTAACCCACGGAAAGTGACGAAATACTAATTTGCATACGTCGTATCATTATATGATGAAAGTGTAGGTGAGAAGTGTTCATTTTATTGGAATGAATATTCTCTATCTTCTTTTACATATTTTGTGACGAGTTGCGGGTAGTACGTATCACTTGATGTTGAGGTTATTTTTTTATGCTTTAATTATTTGCTTTTTGTTTAGTATCGGGAGGTAACTCAGTGAAAGATTATAAGACTTACATATTTGATATTGATGGGACCATCGTAAAACAAGATGAAGAAGTTCCCGGTGCCATCGAGCTCGTAGCTTATTTAAAAAAGCAGGGGAAGGAGGTATTATATGCAACGAATAACCCAGTCACAACGAAGGAACGCATCGCAACAAGGTTAAACTTGCTTGGGTTTTTGGTGAATGCGAATCAAATTATTACTCCGTTAGATGCGTTAGAGCTTTATTTTCAAGAGAGTGCCATTCAACCGCTCTTTTATGGGCTAGTATCACAAGAAGTAATGACAGAGTTACAGCAGCGTGGTTTTTTGTTTAGCTCATCCGATAACGAGAAAGTGACCCATGTATTGCTCGGGATGAATAAACAACTAACCTACCAGCATTTTTGTGAAGCACTTTTTTTACTAGACCAAGGAGCTGAGCTATTGTTGTTAAATGGAGATTTATATTGTCCCGTACCTAAGGGGCGAGTACCTGATAGCGGGGCGCTTAGTTTTGTACTCACAGCTTATATGGATGAACGACCCGATTCAGTTGGGAAGCCTACGAAATGGATGCAACGAACTATTCTCAATCGCATTACTACAGAAAATCGGGACTGTTTATTTATTGGAGACTCTCTTCAATCAGATATTCAAATTGGACATGCGATGGGGATGGATACTTGTTTAGTGGAGTCTGGGATTTCTGACTTTAGAAGAAAAGTCTCTCATTCTACGATTACTCCAACCTTTATTATGAAGAATTGTGAGCAATTACAGTGTTTTATTCAAAAAACAAAGGAGAGTAGCGATGTTTAATAAACGAGAGGTTATTGCGAGTGTCCATAATGAAATAGCGTTACAAAGAGCGCTTGAATTAGATGAAGTAAAAACAATTTTTCTCATTAATGGTGACATTCTAACACTGCAAGAAAATATCAAGCATATTCGTGAATTCGATAAGAGACTATTTCTTCACTTTGATACTATACAAGGTTTGTCCACCGATGTGAAAGGGGTGAATTATGCTGCAGAAATTCTAAAGCCGGATGGAATTTTAAGTACAAGAGGACATGTTATTCAGCATGCAAAAAAGCTAGGGTTATTGACCATTCAACGGTTGTTTCTAATCGATACAACAGCATTACATTCAGGAGTGAGAAGTATTAAGCAAAGTAATCCTGATGCAGTTGAGGCCATGCCAGGTTTAATGCCGCGTGTCATAAGTGAGCTTTGTTCACATATTGGCCAACCTGTTGTTGCAGGTGGCTTAGTAAAGGAAGATTATGAAGTTGAACAAGCATTAGATGCTGGGGCAGTAGCTGTTTCACTAAGTGACATATCATATTGGAAGAAAAAAGGAGTGTAAGTGTAATGAAAAAAATTTTATCGTTATTATCTATTCTCTCTCTCGTCCTTATTTTATTTGCGTGTTCACAAGGAGGAACAACCAATACTACGCAAGCAGAGCCTTC
It contains:
- a CDS encoding HAD-IIA family hydrolase — encoded protein: MKDYKTYIFDIDGTIVKQDEEVPGAIELVAYLKKQGKEVLYATNNPVTTKERIATRLNLLGFLVNANQIITPLDALELYFQESAIQPLFYGLVSQEVMTELQQRGFLFSSSDNEKVTHVLLGMNKQLTYQHFCEALFLLDQGAELLLLNGDLYCPVPKGRVPDSGALSFVLTAYMDERPDSVGKPTKWMQRTILNRITTENRDCLFIGDSLQSDIQIGHAMGMDTCLVESGISDFRRKVSHSTITPTFIMKNCEQLQCFIQKTKESSDV
- a CDS encoding glycerol-3-phosphate responsive antiterminator; translation: MFNKREVIASVHNEIALQRALELDEVKTIFLINGDILTLQENIKHIREFDKRLFLHFDTIQGLSTDVKGVNYAAEILKPDGILSTRGHVIQHAKKLGLLTIQRLFLIDTTALHSGVRSIKQSNPDAVEAMPGLMPRVISELCSHIGQPVVAGGLVKEDYEVEQALDAGAVAVSLSDISYWKKKGV